In the Endozoicomonas sp. SCSIO W0465 genome, CCCCGGTGCCGATACCGGAGCCGGAACCAGCTGTCATATCCCCTACGACTGGATTGTTGGTCATGACTATGATTTTATGGTGACGATAGCGGATAATGATGCGAGTGGTGCTACCTGGGAAGCCCATGTTTACGATGTCCAAACCAGCGAGACAACACTAATCGGCCGGGTGACCGTGCCGTTGTCTACCGGTATTGAGCAAGGCCCTGTCGCTGCGTTTGATGAATATTTTAAATGGCAGTCTTACCGATGCCCTACACAGCCTTTTTCGGAAATCCTGTTTTTTACCCCCACTTACTACTTCAAAGGGGTGCCTCATTACGGGCAAATCACTTCGCTTAACCTGAATAACAACTGTAATGCCAAGTTCTACTCGGATCATAAAACTTACGTCTATATCGATGCCGGATATAAAGAAAACCCGGAGGCAGATGCTGCTCAACAATCAGCAGACAATGGTGGAACATCAGCGGTTAATGCTTCTGACCCATCAAGCACAAACGCAAGTTCTTCAACCTCAACCTCAACCTCAACCGCAACTACGACGGCCAAAACCTCGACACCAGCTAGTTCAGCAGCAACATCAACTGCTAAATAAGTCGTCCCTGTGACTGCGCCAACCGGTTTTACGTGCACGAAGATATCTAATCTCACTCAGGGTGAGCGGAGATGGTACACGTCAAACCCATTGAAATAATGCACTACGTGACAGCAGGCACGGCATTCAGCAGCTTCTGTGTATATTCGTGCCGGGGCTGGTTAAGTACCTGTTCGGTATTACCCTGTTCCACAATTTTCCCACCCTGCATAACCGCTACGCGATGGGCAATGTGTGGGATAATAGACAGATCATGGGTAATAAACAGATAAGAGACATTCAGCTCCCGCTGCAGCTCCAGCAACAGGTCCAGCACTTCTGCCCGGATGGAAACATCCAGGGCACTGGTGGGCTCATCACAGATAATAAGGTCCGGCTCAACCGCCAGGGCCCTGGCAATGGCGATCCTCTGTCGTTGGCCGCCAGAGAATTCATGGGGGTAACGGTGCCGATGGTCAGGTTCCAGTTTGACCCGGGCAAGCAGGGCTTCTATCCGTTCAATTCTCTCCCCATGTGACAGTTCAAGGCCAAGGCTTATCATACCCTCCTCGATAATATCCTCCACGGTCATGCGTGGGTTCATTGAAGAGAATGGGTTCTGGAAGATGACCTGGACTTTTTTTCGTAAAGGCAGCATTTCCCGGCGGGACATGCTGGTCAGGCGCAAATTGTTATACCAGATGTTGCCAGCAGTTGTCTTTTCCAGGTTGAGAATGGCCCGGCCGGTTGTGGATTTGCCACAACCGGACTCGCCCACTAATGCCAGGGTCTCTCCTTTGCCAATGGTAAAGCTGATCCCGTCTACCGCTCTGGTATAGCTGTGGACTCGCTGCAACAGGCCTTTGCGAACCGGAAAATGAATGGCCAGATCTTCAACCTTTAATAGCGGTTGCTGACCTTTAAGGGCCAGGTAGTCATGCCTGTCGGGAAGGCTGTCAATCAGCTGTTGGCTATAAGCTTCTCCGGGGTTAGCAAAAAAATCACCACAGTTACCCTGTTCTATGATTTTTCCCTGGTACATCACGCCCACACGATCTGCCGTCTGTCGTACAACACCCATATCATGGGTAATCAGCAGTACCGCCAGTTTATGGCTGTGGGTCAGCTTTTTAATCAGTTCCAGGATCTGTTTCTGGATGGTGACATCCAGGGCTGTAGTGGGTTCGTCGGCCAGCAAAATATCAGGCTCACAGGCCAGGGCCATGGCAATCATCACCCGTTGCTGCTGGCCACCGGACATCTGATGAGGGTACCAGTCTACGCGCTTTTCCGGTTCGGGAATGCCCACTTCGGCAAACAACTCCACGGTGCGCGCCCTGATTGCAGTAGCGCTCAGTGTGGTATGCAGCTTCAGGGTTTCGGCAATCTGTTTGCCAACGGTTTGTACCGGGTTCAGGGCGGTCAGGGCGTCCTGGAAAATCATGGCGATCTTTTTGCCACGCACATCTCCCATTTCCTGTTCGGTAAGACTGAACAGGTCTGTGTCCGGTAAAGAAATATTGCCTTTGGTGATTTCCAGGGCATCTGGCAGCAGTCGCAGGATTGACAGCGTTGTCATTGATTTTCCGCTGCCAGATTCTCCCACCAGGGCGTAGATCTCCCCCTTGCGCAGCTGAAAGCTGACATCCTGTAAAATAGGGGTATATGGCGAATGTCGTAAACAAACATTCAGTTGATTCACCGACAGGGCAAGACTGTGCTCTTTAGTGGCAGCGACAGTGGCAGCGACCTTTTTAGTGGTACTGCAGGCAACTTCTGTAGAGGGATCTTTCAAAGCAGTTGTCATCATGCAGACTCCAGCCTGGTTTTTGGATCAAAGGCGTCGTTTACCAGGTCGGAAAACAGGTTAACCGACAGTACCAGGGTAAACATCAGGAAAAAGGCGCCACAGAGATTCCACCAGATGCCTGGCTCCCGGGAGAGTTCGGTACTGGCCATATTGATCATATTGCCCCAGCTGGCCATGGCCGGGTCGATACCCACGCCAATATAGGAGAGTACCGCTTCCGCCAGTACCAGGGCGGAGAAGTCGAGCACAAAGGAGATAATAATAATATGGCTCAGGTTAGGCAGAATATGTCGTTTGATAATCTGGAAATGGCTGACGCCAAAAGCATGGGCTGCCTGGACATAATCCAGCTGGCTGATTTTCAGGGTTTCTGCCCGCAGTAACCGGCACAGTGTCGTCCAGCTGGTAATACCCAGGATAAAGCAGAGCGCCAGGAATTTGGCATCGGCTTTTTCCAGGCCCACTTCAAAGAAATCCGGGTTATTGTTGATCCAGACCTGAAACAGCAAAACGGACGCCGCAATCAGCAGCAGGCCGGGAATGGAGATCAATGTTGTATAGATGTACTGGACGACATCATCAATCCAGCCTTTAAAGTAGCCGGCAGCAAGACCCAGGGTAATGGCAATGGGCATGGTGATCAGGGTTGCCAGGGTGCCGATTAATACGCCGGTGCGAATGCCCTTCAGGCTTTCATAAAGGGTATCATTGCCGGCCTGGTCAGTACCCAGTACATGGTAAAGATTCCCCATGGTCACCAGCCAGCCAAGCACCGCCATAATGATGGCAAAGGTGATCCAGCCTGAACGCCATTGCAGATTTGCTGTGCTGCTGCCGTTTTTCTTCAGCCAGAGTGCATGTAAACCAATAAACAACAGGGCAATAGCTAAACCTTTGGCAATACCCGGTAGCGAGTTGATAAAAATATCGCTGCTGAAATCTTCAGGGTTGTCGAGATGGCTTCCTCCATAGGCCAGCTTGGGATAATCCCGCACCCGTTCGCCATTGGGCAGAAGCAGGTTTTCCTTGTTCCAGGATTTAAGGGCGAACGGGGCAGAGTAGGTTCTTTCCGGCATCTCCCCCATCTCGCCCAGAGCCAGGTCAAGCAGGCTGTTGACCTGGTTGCTGTAAAAGACCTGCTCGCTGTTTTGCCCCTGTGCGGCTGATGGTATCGAAGGAAGTGCCTTGCGGAAATGTACCGAGTCCACCAGGGCAATCGCCACATAGGCCATGATGATGACAAAGGTGCTCATACCCAGCCGGGTTGAGAACACCTGTCGCCAGCGCTCCCGGTTCTGTGGGTTTTTTTTCAACGACAGAATAAAAAAAGTGATGGCACCTACCAGAAAAAAGATCAGCACATCGCTCCAGAGAATGGTCCAGAGGACACTTTCATTGAGCAGGCCGGGTCCGATTTCAAAATCCATAATTACATCCCTTTGTCGTTTAGCTCAATCGAACCCGGGGATCTGCCCAGGTATAGGAAATATCGGTAAGAATAAGACCGATGATATACAGGACCGAGCCAAGGAAGACCATCGCCCGGACGATGGCAAAATCCTGTGCCCGGATGGCATCCAGCAGATAACTGCCCAGCCCGGGAATACTGAAGAAGGACTCCATCACCAGGCTGCCCATAAACAGGGTGGGAATGACTACCACGACTCCGGTCAGGATGGGCAGCATGGCGTTGGGCAGGATATGACGGAACAGTACGCCTGCTTCACTGACCCCTTTGGCCCTGGCGGTCCTGGCAAAATCCTGGCCGGAAACCTCGATAAACAGCGAACGGTACCAGCGGGAACCAGCGCCGATACCGGCAATAGTGCCAATCAGGATTGGCAGAATCAGAAAACGCCAGCCGTCTATGCCATCGTTAAAGCCGGAAACTGGCACCAGCCGTGATATTTTGGCCATAAAGTGCTGGCCGATAATGATGTAGAACAGATAGGAAACGGACATCAGGGTAACAAAAACACCCACCGCAAAACGGTCCAGCCTGCTGCCACGGAACATCAGCACCATCAATGCCACGGTGATATTGACCCAGATGCCAATCAGGAAGGTGGGCAGGGCCAGTGCCAGGCTTGGTCCCATACGGTCAACGACATCTGACTGGATATTTCTGCCTTCGTCGGATGCCCCAAAATCAAAGGCAAACAGTTTTACCGATTTATTGAAAAATACGGTCTCAGTCAGGCGGTTGAAGCCATCGGCTGCACCGTTAAAGAACAGGGGCTGGTCATAGCCCTTGTCGGCAATCCAGTCCTGAATGGCCTGTTCGGTGACATATTTATCACCCAGGTGGGCGCGGGCCATATCTTCCGGGGTATTGACAATAAAAAACAGGACAAAGGTCAGCAGGTTGACGCCAATAAGAATGGGAATAGCGTAAAACAGCCGTCTGATTATATATGTGAGCATATCCTTACCTCGACAGAAATATCTGCAGTATTTCTGGCTGAAAAAAATTGAGTATCGTTCCGACGGTTGAGAGGGAGCGAAAAAGGGGGGATGTCACTCTCGGGCGTCATCCTCCGGACCCCTCGTTCCCACGCTCTGGGAGGTTGTCGCAAAACCCTCCGGACACTCCGGACATCTCGTTCCCACGCTCTGCGTGGGAATGCATACCGATCCTGTCACAAATACCATACTCGCATGGAGCCCCCGAAAACCCTACCAGGCAGTGGCTCTTTAGCATGTTGCCAGATCCGTATGCATTCCCACGCGGAGCGTGGGAACGAGGGTTTTGCGACACCCTCCGGAGCGTGGAAACGAGGGGTTGTCGCCAGACTTTCCCGTGTAAATCCATACCTGAAACTGACGGATTACGGTTTGGTTCTGATGGTCAGCTTCTGACGCCGGCGGTAGGCACGAACCCCCGGAACCACCAGCAGAACCAGCAACCCGACACTGGCCATCAGCGGCCACACTACCGGGCGGTTCCACGCTTCCTGTTTCTGCTGCCTGAGCTCAGGGTCAAGCCGGAGATATTTCAGGGTGCCCTGGCTGATGCCGTGGCGCTTGGTATTGAATACCCACTGATTGGAGAGATAGTAGTCTTTATTGTTAAAACCCCAGATCCACGGACTGTCTTGCTGGACAATCTCAACCATGCGGTTAATGGCCGACAACCGTTCAGGGCCATTGGGCAGTGCTTTAACCTTGTCGTATAGCTGATCAAATTCCGGGTTGTCATAGTTGGTAGAATTACTGCCATCACACTGACATTTAACCAGCCCTTGTCGGCTATCCAGCAGGAACAGGAAGTTTTCCGGGTCCGGGTAATCCGCCAGCCAGCCCCAGCCAAACATCTGGGTATTGCCCTGACGCATTTTCTCCTTGAAGCGGGGGTAGTCGGTGGTTCGGAACTCCAGCTGAACATCAATCTGCGCCAGTTGCTTCTTGATCCAGTCTGACCGGGGGCTGCTGTCGGCGGCCGTGGTATCCATATAGAGGATCAGGGGCTTGCCGGTTTCATGGTGGCGGCCGTTGGGGTAACCGGCCTCAGCCAGCAACTGTCTGGCATATTCAACGGACTTCCGCTTTGGGGTGCCGGTGCTTTCATCCCAGTCGAAGATAAAGGGATTGGTGGCCTCTTTGCCCTCGGCATAACCATAAAGGCCGGGGGGGATAGGGCCCTGGGCAACCTGGCCGATACCGTTGCGGAAAATATCAATATATTCCTGGTCATTGTAAACAATACTGATCGCCTGGCGCAGCTTCCGCTTGTCTTCGGTGTAACCGCCCACTACCGGGTCGAGCATATTAAAGCCGGTGTAATAAAGGGAGGGGCGGATCTCTTCATCCACAATAATATCTCGCTGCTCAAGTTCCGGGGTCAGTTCGAGGCCGTCGGGGCCAACGGTAAAGGCCTGGTCAAAGGTCGCAGTATTGATATTGGGGTCGCCGTCACCGGAGCGGTCGTAATAGCCCTGGACAAATTTGCTCCACATGGAGGTGGCGGCTTTTTCATACCGAAAGATGGCTTTGTCAATAAACGGCAGCTGTTTGCCAGCATCGGCCAGGTAACCGCGTTTGGCGTCATCGCCGGAGCCTTCAGAAGGGTAATAATCCCGGCGATAGTTCGGGTTACGTTCGAGTACAATCTCCCGGTTGGGCGAGTTGACGGTCATCATAAACGGGCCGGTACCGATAGGGTTCCAGTCCAGGACCAGGTTTTTATCGGCAAAGCCCGGGTTGTGATAAAAGCGGTCAGCCTCCCAGGGCACCGGCGCAAAAAAGCGCATGGCCAGCCAGTATTGAAACTGTGGATAAATGCCGTTAATGCGAATGGAGAACGTCAGGTCATCAATTTTTTCCAGGCCTTCAATATCACGGCGGCGTAAATCCAGCCACTGGTCATCTATCCTGGTAGCTTTTGCCCATTCACCGAAGTCCTTCATGCCCACAATATAATCGGACATCAGGCCAATCAGGGGAGACTTGTTAAGGGGATCGGCCATGCGTTTTATCTGATAGATATAATCATCTGCATTAAGCTCGCGGGTACCGGTAACCGGGAAGTCACTCAGTAGTTTGTAGCCGTCACCCTGTTGACTGTTATTGAAAAAATAGCGTGGCTTATTCTGCTGGTCCCGCGCCAGTGCCGGGTGCGGCTGATAGAAAGTATCTGGCTTTAGTCGTATGGTTATCCGGCTGTAGGCCGCTTCCCGGCTGTCTTCAGGTAAAGGGTTCAGGTTTTCATCCAGCAGCTCCAGGACAGGCATTGCCGCTGCCGTGGCGGGCTGCAGCTCATAGGGCCTTTTCAGAAAATGGTACTGTAAGGGTGGCTCATAGATCTGGTCCAGGAAAAGGCCCTCTTCAGCACTGTACGACCTGACCGGGTCGAGGTGTTTAGGACGAGTGATAAAGCTGCCAAAGTAGGTTGTCTCTTCCGGGTTTGTGGCTGGGTTTGGATCGTTCCAGGGGCCTGAACATCCCGAAAGCAACAGGGCTGCAGTCAGAATAGCGACCCACTGCCTGGTGGTGTTTCGCTGCATAGAAATCATTCTCATTATTATTGTCGGTGGTCAGGGCTGGTGGGCACCTGGTCGCCATGCGTTCTGTCGGCGATCAGCCATAAACGCATACTTGGTAAAGAGATCGCCGCTGTTTCGGCTGATCGGACAGTTCCGGATTGTACGTATTTGCACTAACATCGTCATCCCCGTTCGGGAATATTTGTAATTTGTCTTCTTTTGGTGCAAGTTTTGTTAGCCTGCCCGCTTATGGTGCCAGCGTGTTTTTAACGTCAACTGCCGAACATTTCAGGGTAGGTACAATGAGGCCGGAGGAAAACACTGTATTTATGGGTTTTTTGTAGATAGTTCTCGTCCAAAAACGCATCAGGCAATCATAATTAGATTGTACGTTCGTTTTGATATTTCCTGAAATTCCAGAGAGCCGCAAAAACTCTTCCCTTTTTTTCTCTAATCTGGGACGGATATTGGAGAAAAACGCGAAAAGCAGGCAGAAAACATCCTCCCACCATGCTGGAAAGGTACTTTCATGTAGCGTGGAGGTGGCTATCAGGATGGTGCCGGGTGTCTGGCCAGAATCACCAGGTTGTAACAGACCACCGATAACCAGCAATGAGAATCAAAACGCTCAGAACCCTTGCAGTGGCAACGTGATAGCCCAAAACATCTCTTTAGCCACGAAATTCCCGCTTCAATACCTGCCCGGAAGCGAAAGAGCGTTTTATACACATACTGACTTTTAGTCATCTCTTCGACTTCAAGTCCGCGCTTCTTATTAAAAGCTACATCGCTGATTCCCATGGCCTTGGCTTTTTCCAAATTAGCGCGACACGCGTATCCGCCGTCACCGCTTGTCTGGCGAGGTACACGACCATAAATTTCTTTTTGTCTTTCCATCATCGGAATGAATTGGTCCGAATCCGCTGGGTTACCTTCCTCAATAACCAGGTCCAGGATCAATCGACTTTTTCCCTGAACCAGGTTCAGTTTATGGCCATACTGTACTTGCCGCCTGTCTTTTACGATGATATCCGTATGGGGTTCATACAGGCTAACCACTTTTTCCTGGGCTGGCACCTTTTCACCCTTAAAGACCCTGCGCTCTGTCTGGGAGACTATTGCATCCACCAGGGGTAACAGGTGATCCACATCGGCCTGCCACTTGTCGGCATCATCAGCCAGGAGACACTGCCCCTGCTGACGGGCGTTTGCTAGCGTGACAGTAGCTTCGATAAGTACCTTCCGGGATTTTCGGGTCAACTGCAGCAGTTTTTTATAATGCTGATGCCGCTCTTCTTTGCCAGCGTAGATGCATTTTCTGGCCGCATCTTTTACGGCTCGGTTGTGATGGGTATATTCATAAAGCGGTGTCGCTGTCAGTGTTTGTCCCCGTTCCAGCAGCCGACAAATTTCTTTAACGGAACTGGCTAAAAGATCACTGTCGCAAGGAGGTTTGATATCCGATTCGGTGACTGTGCTGTCAATAGCCACAGTGCGCCCTTTTTCAATACCCTGATCTTTAGCGGTCATTAGCTGACAGTTATTAATCCGTTCCCATGTAGATGCAGTAAGAAGGCTGATGAGCCCATGCAAACTGGAGCGACTGGGGCGCTGGTTTGGTTCGAGGCGACAAAAGTCTCGAAAGAGCATGGAGTCCATCAAAACAAACGACAAGTAGTCATAATCACAATTCAAATACTGTTTCA is a window encoding:
- a CDS encoding ISNCY family transposase; translation: MRKKRNPQCSMELHYVPHEICSQLSGISQWLDAHPQFNDWIYEDLSSGDKQNTGRNGLSAESVLRAALLKQYLNCDYDYLSFVLMDSMLFRDFCRLEPNQRPSRSSLHGLISLLTASTWERINNCQLMTAKDQGIEKGRTVAIDSTVTESDIKPPCDSDLLASSVKEICRLLERGQTLTATPLYEYTHHNRAVKDAARKCIYAGKEERHQHYKKLLQLTRKSRKVLIEATVTLANARQQGQCLLADDADKWQADVDHLLPLVDAIVSQTERRVFKGEKVPAQEKVVSLYEPHTDIIVKDRRQVQYGHKLNLVQGKSRLILDLVIEEGNPADSDQFIPMMERQKEIYGRVPRQTSGDGGYACRANLEKAKAMGISDVAFNKKRGLEVEEMTKSQYVYKTLFRFRAGIEAGISWLKRCFGLSRCHCKGSERFDSHCWLSVVCYNLVILARHPAPS
- a CDS encoding ABC transporter permease — encoded protein: MLTYIIRRLFYAIPILIGVNLLTFVLFFIVNTPEDMARAHLGDKYVTEQAIQDWIADKGYDQPLFFNGAADGFNRLTETVFFNKSVKLFAFDFGASDEGRNIQSDVVDRMGPSLALALPTFLIGIWVNITVALMVLMFRGSRLDRFAVGVFVTLMSVSYLFYIIIGQHFMAKISRLVPVSGFNDGIDGWRFLILPILIGTIAGIGAGSRWYRSLFIEVSGQDFARTARAKGVSEAGVLFRHILPNAMLPILTGVVVVIPTLFMGSLVMESFFSIPGLGSYLLDAIRAQDFAIVRAMVFLGSVLYIIGLILTDISYTWADPRVRLS
- a CDS encoding DUF3472 domain-containing protein → MTPAKIPAEGVCAGCTGSQNVYFDNSGQPGSGFDAVSFRMRPMTDQGVSWSDAPMAYYWAFFTYFTHAGNNPFYFGLQPLGQYGKTALFSVFGSGTTSDYEYCFPGADTGAGTSCHIPYDWIVGHDYDFMVTIADNDASGATWEAHVYDVQTSETTLIGRVTVPLSTGIEQGPVAAFDEYFKWQSYRCPTQPFSEILFFTPTYYFKGVPHYGQITSLNLNNNCNAKFYSDHKTYVYIDAGYKENPEADAAQQSADNGGTSAVNASDPSSTNASSSTSTSTSTATTTAKTSTPASSAATSTAK
- a CDS encoding ABC transporter substrate-binding protein yields the protein MQRNTTRQWVAILTAALLLSGCSGPWNDPNPATNPEETTYFGSFITRPKHLDPVRSYSAEEGLFLDQIYEPPLQYHFLKRPYELQPATAAAMPVLELLDENLNPLPEDSREAAYSRITIRLKPDTFYQPHPALARDQQNKPRYFFNNSQQGDGYKLLSDFPVTGTRELNADDYIYQIKRMADPLNKSPLIGLMSDYIVGMKDFGEWAKATRIDDQWLDLRRRDIEGLEKIDDLTFSIRINGIYPQFQYWLAMRFFAPVPWEADRFYHNPGFADKNLVLDWNPIGTGPFMMTVNSPNREIVLERNPNYRRDYYPSEGSGDDAKRGYLADAGKQLPFIDKAIFRYEKAATSMWSKFVQGYYDRSGDGDPNINTATFDQAFTVGPDGLELTPELEQRDIIVDEEIRPSLYYTGFNMLDPVVGGYTEDKRKLRQAISIVYNDQEYIDIFRNGIGQVAQGPIPPGLYGYAEGKEATNPFIFDWDESTGTPKRKSVEYARQLLAEAGYPNGRHHETGKPLILYMDTTAADSSPRSDWIKKQLAQIDVQLEFRTTDYPRFKEKMRQGNTQMFGWGWLADYPDPENFLFLLDSRQGLVKCQCDGSNSTNYDNPEFDQLYDKVKALPNGPERLSAINRMVEIVQQDSPWIWGFNNKDYYLSNQWVFNTKRHGISQGTLKYLRLDPELRQQKQEAWNRPVVWPLMASVGLLVLLVVPGVRAYRRRQKLTIRTKP
- a CDS encoding ABC transporter ATP-binding protein produces the protein MMTTALKDPSTEVACSTTKKVAATVAATKEHSLALSVNQLNVCLRHSPYTPILQDVSFQLRKGEIYALVGESGSGKSMTTLSILRLLPDALEITKGNISLPDTDLFSLTEQEMGDVRGKKIAMIFQDALTALNPVQTVGKQIAETLKLHTTLSATAIRARTVELFAEVGIPEPEKRVDWYPHQMSGGQQQRVMIAMALACEPDILLADEPTTALDVTIQKQILELIKKLTHSHKLAVLLITHDMGVVRQTADRVGVMYQGKIIEQGNCGDFFANPGEAYSQQLIDSLPDRHDYLALKGQQPLLKVEDLAIHFPVRKGLLQRVHSYTRAVDGISFTIGKGETLALVGESGCGKSTTGRAILNLEKTTAGNIWYNNLRLTSMSRREMLPLRKKVQVIFQNPFSSMNPRMTVEDIIEEGMISLGLELSHGERIERIEALLARVKLEPDHRHRYPHEFSGGQRQRIAIARALAVEPDLIICDEPTSALDVSIRAEVLDLLLELQRELNVSYLFITHDLSIIPHIAHRVAVMQGGKIVEQGNTEQVLNQPRHEYTQKLLNAVPAVT
- a CDS encoding ABC transporter permease; protein product: MDFEIGPGLLNESVLWTILWSDVLIFFLVGAITFFILSLKKNPQNRERWRQVFSTRLGMSTFVIIMAYVAIALVDSVHFRKALPSIPSAAQGQNSEQVFYSNQVNSLLDLALGEMGEMPERTYSAPFALKSWNKENLLLPNGERVRDYPKLAYGGSHLDNPEDFSSDIFINSLPGIAKGLAIALLFIGLHALWLKKNGSSTANLQWRSGWITFAIIMAVLGWLVTMGNLYHVLGTDQAGNDTLYESLKGIRTGVLIGTLATLITMPIAITLGLAAGYFKGWIDDVVQYIYTTLISIPGLLLIAASVLLFQVWINNNPDFFEVGLEKADAKFLALCFILGITSWTTLCRLLRAETLKISQLDYVQAAHAFGVSHFQIIKRHILPNLSHIIIISFVLDFSALVLAEAVLSYIGVGIDPAMASWGNMINMASTELSREPGIWWNLCGAFFLMFTLVLSVNLFSDLVNDAFDPKTRLESA